The genomic segment ATAAATTGAAATTATGAATAGCAGAAGATTTAAAAAATACGCATGGTTGATGTTGATGTTCACAGCAGGGTATTTGGTTGCACTTCATTTCCATCCCGGAAGCATCGTACAGACGCGTATTATAGATTCGAATTCATCAGAGGCCGGAAGTCATACAGGATTGGCAAGGTCTGTCGATATGGAGCTTTTCTGGGACGTTTGGGGGGTAATAGATCAAGATTATGTTTACAAAGAGGAGTCAGATGACAAGGAGGATATGGTAAATGGTGCAATCAAGGGAATGTTAGAATCATTAGACGACCCTTATACTTTGTTTATGGATCCGGAAGAAACGGCTGCATTTGATCAAACATTAAGTGGTGAGCTGGAAGGCATAGGTGCTGAAGTAACAAAGAAAAATGGATTTATTACAATAGTCGCTCCTTTGAAAAATTCACCTGCAGATAAGGCCAAATTAATGCCTGGAGATATAATTGTAGAGATCGATGGCGAATCCACAGAACTTATGACGCTTGGCGAAGCTGTAAAATTAATACGCGGAGAAAGAGGGACAAAGGTAAAATTAGGTATTTCACGCAGAGGTTTGACGGAGTTGCTGGAAGCGGAGCTTGTCAGGGACACTGTCCATTTTGATTCTGTAACATGGGGGATGAAAGCAGGTCAAATTGCATATATGGAAGTTGTTCAGTTTGATGATAATACTTTGAGAAATTTTAATACGGCAATCAACGAACTTATATTGGAAAATCCAAAAGGACTTATCATAGACCTTCGTAACAATAGCGGTGGATACTTGGATGTTGCTGTAAATATGCTTAGCGAGCTTACCGGTGAAAAACAAAAAGCGGTTTTGATCAAAGGTAGAAATGAAATAAACAACAAGGTGATATATACAACCGGGCGTGCGCGCCTTGATGAAATACCTTTGATAGTGCTTATCAACGAAGGTTCAGCCTCAGCCTCTGAGATTGTTGCAGGAGCGGTACAGGATTGGGAGAGAGGAACTCTAATCGGCAAAAAGAGCTTTGGTAAAGGTTCTGTACAAGAGCTCCGTCCACTGGAAGGCGGCGCTACCCTCAGAATCACAATCGCAAAATGGAACACTCCACATGATCACAATATAAATAAAGAAGGCATATTTCCGGATGTAGAAGTTGAGCTAACTACAGAGGATCACAACAAAGACATAGACCCACAACTTGACTGCGCACTTGAATACTTCAAAAAAGGCAGCTGCTCTGAAAACTTATAGATAAGAGCAGTTGTGATTTCCCCGTTTTTTCTTCCAACGCCATCCGCGCATCCCTGGCAATTTTACCACCTGTTATTGCCGGAATTTTATTTGCTTCTACTCCTTTGGTTTTATCGGTCTCTGCAATCCTGCGAGTGGACAGCTCAGCCAGCGCCGTAAAGAGCAATTCTTCTTCACTCATATGATCGCGTAGGTTTTGCGTTTTAAGCCCTTTCAGATTTTTTTGTGCTTTCACCGTTAACTCGCTCCACTCTTGATGAATGATATTTGTAAGAATGGCAAATTCTTCACCCATTTTTACATCATTTTCCGCCCAATAATCAGTCAGCTTGTTTCGCGTTTCTTGTCCTGTCATTCTCTGCTGGATCCACATTTGCCACATCAGTTTCTCTCATTTTTCCATCCTGAGCCAATACTTTCAACTGGTCACACTTTGTGACCACTTCCCTTCCCTCATTTTTTAAACGATTTTTTAGAGTGGTCCAGTATGTCTTTGCTTTGCTGTAATCATTTTGTTCCGTGAGAGCGGCGACAATATCAATCACCGAAAAATACCAAGTTTCAGTTTTTTCATCATACGCTCGACGAATTTTAAAATTTTCAAAAATAGCAAGAGAATTATTATTTTTCATATAATTATTTAAAATAAGTATTAACGGGAATATAATCTTTGACATATGTAGGAACAGTCTTGCGAAATCCATTCAATCGCTTAAATTCCGCCATAGTAAAGCAATTTATTTATTTTTATTCGTGCTTTTGCTTCTTTAGAATTTGCCATAATTAATTTCATTAAATCATCAAGCGAAACGCCGAGGCTATTTCTTACGATGTCACAAAAAGTGAAAAATGGCGGAGAGTGAGGGGTTCGAACCCTCGCGGGGATTTACATCCCCCTACAGCTTTAGCAAAGCCGCCCCTTCAGCCACTTGGGTAACTCTCCGCGTGAAGTGCTTCTGGTCGCCTCTTTTCATGACCACTCAGAGCAAACGAGAGTATAGGTAAAAAAAATCTTAGGTGCAAGTCAGAGTGTTTACGCCTCCTCCACAGCGGCCTCACTATCTAATAAACTACCGAACAATTCTTTCAACGAATTAGCTGTACCTTGAATGGCCTCCTCGCAGCCAGTAACTGTATGAGGAATCACATCAAGTATCCTGTGAGTCAATTTTCCATCTTTAAGGAAATCCAAGGCATGTCTAATAGCATCTATTAGAGCGGTGGCATGTTTATCCCCTTGAAGAATCGTATTGATAGACTCTTGAGATACGCCACGCTCTAGTAATGGAGCTAACTCTTCAGAAGTTAAATTCTCCTTTGTAACATCGTTTGGTTGGCCATCCTTACCTCTTAAGTCAGATAGAACTATTGCAAAATCTTTTTCATTGAAAAACGCCATAATAATTTTTTTAATATATAAAACATATGTCAT from the Candidatus Peregrinibacteria bacterium genome contains:
- a CDS encoding S41 family peptidase, whose translation is MNSRRFKKYAWLMLMFTAGYLVALHFHPGSIVQTRIIDSNSSEAGSHTGLARSVDMELFWDVWGVIDQDYVYKEESDDKEDMVNGAIKGMLESLDDPYTLFMDPEETAAFDQTLSGELEGIGAEVTKKNGFITIVAPLKNSPADKAKLMPGDIIVEIDGESTELMTLGEAVKLIRGERGTKVKLGISRRGLTELLEAELVRDTVHFDSVTWGMKAGQIAYMEVVQFDDNTLRNFNTAINELILENPKGLIIDLRNNSGGYLDVAVNMLSELTGEKQKAVLIKGRNEINNKVIYTTGRARLDEIPLIVLINEGSASASEIVAGAVQDWERGTLIGKKSFGKGSVQELRPLEGGATLRITIAKWNTPHDHNINKEGIFPDVEVELTTEDHNKDIDPQLDCALEYFKKGSCSENL